One part of the Syngnathus acus chromosome 17, fSynAcu1.2, whole genome shotgun sequence genome encodes these proteins:
- the epb41l3b gene encoding band 4.1-like protein 3b isoform X13 — MTTESGADSEAKQQQQQQEESVAAPKENPKAAEPASPQNQLEQLPAAVGHSTPARKEQIFTHQDTPEEDQESRQSSTSRLSRSPLKGVKKVKIMQCKVTLLDGSDYTLNVEKRVKGQVLFDKVCDHLNLLEKDYFGITYRDVEKQKNWLDPTKDLKKQIRTGPWNFAFNVKFYPPDPSQLTEDITRYYLCLQLRDDVVSGRLPCSFATHTVLGSYTVQSELGDYDPEELGSDYISELRFAPNQTKELEEKVMELHKTYKGMTPAEAEMHFLENAKKLSMYGVDLHHAKDSEGVEIMLGVCASGLLIYRDRLRINRFAWPKILKISYKRNNFYIKIRPGEFEQFESTIGFKLPNHRAAKRLWKVCVEHHTFFRLVSPEAPPKKFLTLGSKFRYSGRTQAQTRRASSQIIRPAPFFERSASKRYNMSRSLDGAPITENHETLMRDSDSAANARGDIITTVTTEKKAEEEKAEREDTRADTTADAGTPTPVRQEAKTDSEQTDFAFDGDITATEDTEPPAEMVKHQTNISELKRSFLETDAGVPGLTEWERRLSSSPARSPRSDEPPMIEPLEQEQQDEEDEKPAGDETKAEPKVTEAAEYLLKCTADSSLADGAPPQEISPSATMDDDVFAAEEKTPDSQDQLSEKSVDRLSPGSVREEVSQAITDKRGMLIILKEAEVEAEGKDDVGKLLLSKMEALVEDASPVKGSPKKAMASWVSEVARAEESEDFRVLTEEMPKTFEQSKPDVAQITLSEAAPLAVSTLGWISPSVTSEKASADLEQKKLVAMEMEAAPEDRTRMEVDAVCAKEMPVVHTETKTITYESAANDMNGDTDPGVLLSAQTITSETTSTTTTTHITKTVKGGISETRIEKRIVITGDSEIDHDEALAQAIKEAKEQHPDMSVTKVVVHKETEITPEEGED, encoded by the exons ATGACAACCGAATCAGGCGCAGACTCTGAGgccaagcagcagcagcagcagcaagaggAGAGCGTAGCGGCTCCCAAGGAGAACCCAAAAGCTGCTGAACCCGCCTCACCTCAGAACCAGCTGGAGCAGCTTCCCGCCGCCGTGGGGCACAGCACGCCGGCCAGGAAAGAACAG ATATTCACTCATCAGGATACGCCAGAGGAAGACCAAGAGTCCCGCCAGTCATCCACCAGTCGTCTGTCCAGGTCTCCTTTAAAAGGAGTGAAGAAGGTGAAGATCATGCAATGCAAGGTGACACTATTGGATGGTTCTGACTACACCCTGAATGTGGAG AAgcgggtcaaaggtcaagttCTCTTTGACAAAGTCTGCGATCACCTCAATCTGTTAGAGAAGGACTACTTTGGGATTACTTACAGAGATGTGGAGAAACAGAAG AATTGGCTGGATCCTACTAAGGACCTGAAAAAGCAGATCAGGA cAGGTCCCTGGAACTTTGCGTTTAATGTGAAGTTCTACCCTCCAGACCCCTCACAACTGACCGAGGATATCACAAG GTACTACCTGTGCCTGCAGCTCCGAGATGACGTGGTTTCTGGTCGCCTCCCCTGTTCCTTCGCCACCCACACCGTTCTGGGCTCGTACACTGTGCAGTCGGAGCTGGGCGACTACGATCCCGAGGAGCTGGGCAGCGACTACATCAGTGAGCTACGCTTCGCACCCAACCAGACCAAAGAGCTGGAGGAGAAAGTCATGGAGCTCCACAAGACTTATAA GGGGATGACTCCGGCTGAAGCGGAAATGCATTTCctggaaaatgcaaagaagcTGTCCATGTACGGTGTGGATCTCCACCATGCCAAG GACTCGGAGGGTGTGGAGATCATGTTAGGAGTGTGTGCCAGTGGTCTCCTCATCTACAGGGACAGGCTGCGCATCAACCGCTTTGCCTGGCCCAAAATCCTCAAGATCTCCTACAAGAGGAACAACTTCTACATCAAAATCCGGCCCGGCGAG TTTGAGCAGTTTGAAAGCACTATTGGCTTCAAGCTTCCCAACCACCGTGCTGCCAAGCGGCTGTGGAAGGTCTGCGTTGAACATCACACCTTCTTCAG GCTTGTGTCCCCCGAGGCGCCCCCAAAGAAGTTCCTCACCCTCGGCTCCAAGTTCCGCTACAGTGGCAGGACGCAGGCGCAAACTCGCAGGGCCAGCTCTCAGATCATTCGACCGGCCCCCTTCTTCGAGCGCTCCGCCAGCAAACGTTACAACATGTCACGCAGCTTGGACGGAG CGCCCATCACAGAGAACCATGAGACTCTGATGAGGGACAGCGACAGCGCCGCCAACGCCAGGGGAGACATTATCACCACGGTGACCACCGAAAAGAAGGCGGAGGAAGAGAAGGCGGAGCGGGAGGATACCCGTGCGGACACGACCGCCGACGCCGGCACCCCGACGCCGGTCAGACAAGAAGCAAAG ACCGACAGCGAACAAACTGACTTTGCCTTCGACGGGGATATTACTGCCACGGAG GACACAGAGCCCCCCGCTGAGATGGTCAAGCACCAGACCAACATCAGCGAGCTGAAGCGCTCCTTCCTGGAGACGGACGCCGGCGTCCCAGGCCTCACTGAATGGGAGCGGAGGCTCTCCTCGTCCCCGGCGCGCTCGCCCAGATCTGACGAGCCGCCAATGATAGAACCTCTGGAACAGGAACAGCAGGAT gaagaagatgaaaagCCCGCTGGAGATGAGACAAAGGCAGAACCTAAAGTGACCGAG GCGGCAGAATATCTGCTGAAATGCACTGCGGATAGTTCCCTAGCAGACGGAGCGCCCCCGCAGGAGATTAGCCCGTCGGCCACTATGGACGATGACGTTTTTGCAGCGGAGGAGAAAACCCCCGACTCCCAGGACCAGTTGTCCGAAAAGTCCGTGGATAGGCTGAGCCCGGGTTCCGTCAGAGAGGAAGTGTCCCAAGCCATCACCGACAAAAGAGGCATGCTCATCATATTGAAGGAGGCCGAGGTGGAAGCGGAAGGGAAAGACGATGTGGGAAAGCTCCTCTTGAGTAAGATGGAGGCGCTGGTGGAGGACGCGTCTCCAGTCAAAGGCTCGCCCAAGAAGGCCATGGCCTCGTGGGTGTCGGAGGTGGCGAGAGCCGAGGAGTCTGAGGACTTCAGAGTGCTGACGGAGGAGATGCCCAAGACCTTTGAGCAGTCAAAGCCCGACGTGGCTCAGATTACGCTCTCGGAGGCCGCGCCCTTAGCAGTG TCGACTCTCGGATGGATTTCTCCTTCTGTGACTTCCGAAAAG GCATCAGCTGACCTGGAGCAGAAGAAacttgttgccatggagatgGAGGCAGCGCCGGAAGACCGTACA CGTATGGAAGTGGACGCGGTCTGCGCCAAAGAGATGCCCGTGGTTCATACAGAGACCAAGACTATCACGTACGAGTCTGCTGCG AACGACATGAACGGCGACACAGACCCCGGCGTGTTGCTGAGCGCCCAAACCATCACCTCGGAAaccaccagcaccaccaccaccacacacatCACCAAG ACTGTGAAAGGAGGCATTTCAGAGACGAGAATCGAGAAAAGGATTGTCATCACGGGAGACTCCGAAATCGACCACGATGAG GCTCTGGCTCAGGCCATAAAGGAGGCCAAAGAGCAGCATCCTGACATGTCAGTGACCAAAGTAGTGGTACATAAAGAAACAGAGATCACGccagaggagggggaggactGA
- the epb41l3b gene encoding band 4.1-like protein 3b isoform X4, translating to MTTESGADSEAKQQQQQQEESVAAPKENPKAAEPASPQNQLEQLPAAVGHSTPARKEQIFTHQDTPEEDQESRQSSTSRLSRSPLKGVKKVKIMQCKVTLLDGSDYTLNVEKRVKGQVLFDKVCDHLNLLEKDYFGITYRDVEKQKNWLDPTKDLKKQIRTGPWNFAFNVKFYPPDPSQLTEDITRYYLCLQLRDDVVSGRLPCSFATHTVLGSYTVQSELGDYDPEELGSDYISELRFAPNQTKELEEKVMELHKTYKGMTPAEAEMHFLENAKKLSMYGVDLHHAKDSEGVEIMLGVCASGLLIYRDRLRINRFAWPKILKISYKRNNFYIKIRPGEFEQFESTIGFKLPNHRAAKRLWKVCVEHHTFFRLVSPEAPPKKFLTLGSKFRYSGRTQAQTRRASSQIIRPAPFFERSASKRYNMSRSLDGAPITENHETLMRDSDSAANARGDIITTVTTEKKAEEEKAEREDTRADTTADAGTPTPVRQEAKRSPCAFTASALGSELSLPSSPVSSTKVRRRRRENARKRASSVSPVKDGAGRRRQQARSDRQAALLAERALLLSARKRRLEQSGGARGGTRGGTLFSFSLHLPDLSAVLDEDGYLSFPDLSEMRFLPECAQNFVPIKSPSLIPCFLFIFFFLLSTSFSVPYALTLSFPLALCLCYLEPKAASLTACIAQGYHDYDSSEEEETDSEQTDFAFDGDITATESDADDDSEMPTQDTEPPAEMVKHQTNISELKRSFLETDAGVPGLTEWERRLSSSPARSPRSDEPPMIEPLEQEQQDEEDEKPAGDETKAEPKVTEAAEYLLKCTADSSLADGAPPQEISPSATMDDDVFAAEEKTPDSQDQLSEKSVDRLSPGSVREEVSQAITDKRGMLIILKEAEVEAEGKDDVGKLLLSKMEALVEDASPVKGSPKKAMASWVSEVARAEESEDFRVLTEEMPKTFEQSKPDVAQITLSEAAPLAVSTLGWISPSVTSEKASADLEQKKLVAMEMEAAPEDRTRMEVDAVCAKEMPVVHTETKTITYESAANDMNGDTDPGVLLSAQTITSETTSTTTTTHITKTVKGGISETRIEKRIVITGDSEIDHDEALAQAIKEAKEQHPDMSVTKVVVHKETEITPEEGED from the exons ATGACAACCGAATCAGGCGCAGACTCTGAGgccaagcagcagcagcagcagcaagaggAGAGCGTAGCGGCTCCCAAGGAGAACCCAAAAGCTGCTGAACCCGCCTCACCTCAGAACCAGCTGGAGCAGCTTCCCGCCGCCGTGGGGCACAGCACGCCGGCCAGGAAAGAACAG ATATTCACTCATCAGGATACGCCAGAGGAAGACCAAGAGTCCCGCCAGTCATCCACCAGTCGTCTGTCCAGGTCTCCTTTAAAAGGAGTGAAGAAGGTGAAGATCATGCAATGCAAGGTGACACTATTGGATGGTTCTGACTACACCCTGAATGTGGAG AAgcgggtcaaaggtcaagttCTCTTTGACAAAGTCTGCGATCACCTCAATCTGTTAGAGAAGGACTACTTTGGGATTACTTACAGAGATGTGGAGAAACAGAAG AATTGGCTGGATCCTACTAAGGACCTGAAAAAGCAGATCAGGA cAGGTCCCTGGAACTTTGCGTTTAATGTGAAGTTCTACCCTCCAGACCCCTCACAACTGACCGAGGATATCACAAG GTACTACCTGTGCCTGCAGCTCCGAGATGACGTGGTTTCTGGTCGCCTCCCCTGTTCCTTCGCCACCCACACCGTTCTGGGCTCGTACACTGTGCAGTCGGAGCTGGGCGACTACGATCCCGAGGAGCTGGGCAGCGACTACATCAGTGAGCTACGCTTCGCACCCAACCAGACCAAAGAGCTGGAGGAGAAAGTCATGGAGCTCCACAAGACTTATAA GGGGATGACTCCGGCTGAAGCGGAAATGCATTTCctggaaaatgcaaagaagcTGTCCATGTACGGTGTGGATCTCCACCATGCCAAG GACTCGGAGGGTGTGGAGATCATGTTAGGAGTGTGTGCCAGTGGTCTCCTCATCTACAGGGACAGGCTGCGCATCAACCGCTTTGCCTGGCCCAAAATCCTCAAGATCTCCTACAAGAGGAACAACTTCTACATCAAAATCCGGCCCGGCGAG TTTGAGCAGTTTGAAAGCACTATTGGCTTCAAGCTTCCCAACCACCGTGCTGCCAAGCGGCTGTGGAAGGTCTGCGTTGAACATCACACCTTCTTCAG GCTTGTGTCCCCCGAGGCGCCCCCAAAGAAGTTCCTCACCCTCGGCTCCAAGTTCCGCTACAGTGGCAGGACGCAGGCGCAAACTCGCAGGGCCAGCTCTCAGATCATTCGACCGGCCCCCTTCTTCGAGCGCTCCGCCAGCAAACGTTACAACATGTCACGCAGCTTGGACGGAG CGCCCATCACAGAGAACCATGAGACTCTGATGAGGGACAGCGACAGCGCCGCCAACGCCAGGGGAGACATTATCACCACGGTGACCACCGAAAAGAAGGCGGAGGAAGAGAAGGCGGAGCGGGAGGATACCCGTGCGGACACGACCGCCGACGCCGGCACCCCGACGCCGGTCAGACAAGAAGCAAAG CGCTCCCCCTGTGCCTTCACTGCCAGCGCCCTCGGCTCTGAGCTCTCACTCCCTTCATCCCCCGTGTCATCAACAAaagtgcggcggcggcgcaggGAAAACGCGCGCAAAAGGGCCTCCTCTGTGAGCCCGGTCAAGGACGGcgccggccgccgccgccagcaGGCCCGCTCAGATCGCCAAGCAGCCCTGCTGGCGGAGCGGGCACTGCTGCTGTCGGCCCGCAAGCGGCGGCTGGAGCAAAGCGGCGGTGCGCGCGGTGGCACGCGCGGTGGCACGCTCTTCTCCTTCTCCCTGCACCTGCCCGACCTGTCGGCTGTCCTGGACGAGGACGGCTACCTCAGCTTCCCCGACCTGTCGGAGATGCGCTTCCTGCCTGAGTGCGCTCAGAACTTTGTGCCCATCAAGTCGCCGTCGCTCATCCCCtgcttcctcttcatcttcttctttctgctgTCCACCTCCTTCTCCGTGCCCTACGCCCTCACCCTCTCCTTCCCCCTGGCGCTGTGCCTCTGCTACCTGGAGCCCAAGGCAGCCTCGCTGACCGCCTGCATAGCCCAGGGCTACCATGACTATGACAGttcagaggaagaggag ACCGACAGCGAACAAACTGACTTTGCCTTCGACGGGGATATTACTGCCACGGAG TCGGATGCGGACGACGACTCTGAGATGCCCACTCAG GACACAGAGCCCCCCGCTGAGATGGTCAAGCACCAGACCAACATCAGCGAGCTGAAGCGCTCCTTCCTGGAGACGGACGCCGGCGTCCCAGGCCTCACTGAATGGGAGCGGAGGCTCTCCTCGTCCCCGGCGCGCTCGCCCAGATCTGACGAGCCGCCAATGATAGAACCTCTGGAACAGGAACAGCAGGAT gaagaagatgaaaagCCCGCTGGAGATGAGACAAAGGCAGAACCTAAAGTGACCGAG GCGGCAGAATATCTGCTGAAATGCACTGCGGATAGTTCCCTAGCAGACGGAGCGCCCCCGCAGGAGATTAGCCCGTCGGCCACTATGGACGATGACGTTTTTGCAGCGGAGGAGAAAACCCCCGACTCCCAGGACCAGTTGTCCGAAAAGTCCGTGGATAGGCTGAGCCCGGGTTCCGTCAGAGAGGAAGTGTCCCAAGCCATCACCGACAAAAGAGGCATGCTCATCATATTGAAGGAGGCCGAGGTGGAAGCGGAAGGGAAAGACGATGTGGGAAAGCTCCTCTTGAGTAAGATGGAGGCGCTGGTGGAGGACGCGTCTCCAGTCAAAGGCTCGCCCAAGAAGGCCATGGCCTCGTGGGTGTCGGAGGTGGCGAGAGCCGAGGAGTCTGAGGACTTCAGAGTGCTGACGGAGGAGATGCCCAAGACCTTTGAGCAGTCAAAGCCCGACGTGGCTCAGATTACGCTCTCGGAGGCCGCGCCCTTAGCAGTG TCGACTCTCGGATGGATTTCTCCTTCTGTGACTTCCGAAAAG GCATCAGCTGACCTGGAGCAGAAGAAacttgttgccatggagatgGAGGCAGCGCCGGAAGACCGTACA CGTATGGAAGTGGACGCGGTCTGCGCCAAAGAGATGCCCGTGGTTCATACAGAGACCAAGACTATCACGTACGAGTCTGCTGCG AACGACATGAACGGCGACACAGACCCCGGCGTGTTGCTGAGCGCCCAAACCATCACCTCGGAAaccaccagcaccaccaccaccacacacatCACCAAG ACTGTGAAAGGAGGCATTTCAGAGACGAGAATCGAGAAAAGGATTGTCATCACGGGAGACTCCGAAATCGACCACGATGAG GCTCTGGCTCAGGCCATAAAGGAGGCCAAAGAGCAGCATCCTGACATGTCAGTGACCAAAGTAGTGGTACATAAAGAAACAGAGATCACGccagaggagggggaggactGA
- the epb41l3b gene encoding band 4.1-like protein 3b isoform X12 — MTTESGADSEAKQQQQQQEESVAAPKENPKAAEPASPQNQLEQLPAAVGHSTPARKEQIFTHQDTPEEDQESRQSSTSRLSRSPLKGVKKVKIMQCKVTLLDGSDYTLNVEKRVKGQVLFDKVCDHLNLLEKDYFGITYRDVEKQKNWLDPTKDLKKQIRTGPWNFAFNVKFYPPDPSQLTEDITRYYLCLQLRDDVVSGRLPCSFATHTVLGSYTVQSELGDYDPEELGSDYISELRFAPNQTKELEEKVMELHKTYKGMTPAEAEMHFLENAKKLSMYGVDLHHAKDSEGVEIMLGVCASGLLIYRDRLRINRFAWPKILKISYKRNNFYIKIRPGEFEQFESTIGFKLPNHRAAKRLWKVCVEHHTFFRLVSPEAPPKKFLTLGSKFRYSGRTQAQTRRASSQIIRPAPFFERSASKRYNMSRSLDGAPITENHETLMRDSDSAANARGDIITTVTTEKKAEEEKAEREDTRADTTADAGTPTPVRQEAKTDSEQTDFAFDGDITATESDADDDSEMPTQDTEPPAEMVKHQTNISELKRSFLETDAGVPGLTEWERRLSSSPARSPRSDEPPMIEPLEQEQQDEEDEKPAGDETKAEPKVTEAAEYLLKCTADSSLADGAPPQEISPSATMDDDVFAAEEKTPDSQDQLSEKSVDRLSPGSVREEVSQAITDKRGMLIILKEAEVEAEGKDDVGKLLLSKMEALVEDASPVKGSPKKAMASWVSEVARAEESEDFRVLTEEMPKTFEQSKPDVAQITLSEAAPLAVSTLGWISPSVTSEKASADLEQKKLVAMEMEAAPEDRTRMEVDAVCAKEMPVVHTETKTITYESAANDMNGDTDPGVLLSAQTITSETTSTTTTTHITKTVKGGISETRIEKRIVITGDSEIDHDEALAQAIKEAKEQHPDMSVTKVVVHKETEITPEEGED, encoded by the exons ATGACAACCGAATCAGGCGCAGACTCTGAGgccaagcagcagcagcagcagcaagaggAGAGCGTAGCGGCTCCCAAGGAGAACCCAAAAGCTGCTGAACCCGCCTCACCTCAGAACCAGCTGGAGCAGCTTCCCGCCGCCGTGGGGCACAGCACGCCGGCCAGGAAAGAACAG ATATTCACTCATCAGGATACGCCAGAGGAAGACCAAGAGTCCCGCCAGTCATCCACCAGTCGTCTGTCCAGGTCTCCTTTAAAAGGAGTGAAGAAGGTGAAGATCATGCAATGCAAGGTGACACTATTGGATGGTTCTGACTACACCCTGAATGTGGAG AAgcgggtcaaaggtcaagttCTCTTTGACAAAGTCTGCGATCACCTCAATCTGTTAGAGAAGGACTACTTTGGGATTACTTACAGAGATGTGGAGAAACAGAAG AATTGGCTGGATCCTACTAAGGACCTGAAAAAGCAGATCAGGA cAGGTCCCTGGAACTTTGCGTTTAATGTGAAGTTCTACCCTCCAGACCCCTCACAACTGACCGAGGATATCACAAG GTACTACCTGTGCCTGCAGCTCCGAGATGACGTGGTTTCTGGTCGCCTCCCCTGTTCCTTCGCCACCCACACCGTTCTGGGCTCGTACACTGTGCAGTCGGAGCTGGGCGACTACGATCCCGAGGAGCTGGGCAGCGACTACATCAGTGAGCTACGCTTCGCACCCAACCAGACCAAAGAGCTGGAGGAGAAAGTCATGGAGCTCCACAAGACTTATAA GGGGATGACTCCGGCTGAAGCGGAAATGCATTTCctggaaaatgcaaagaagcTGTCCATGTACGGTGTGGATCTCCACCATGCCAAG GACTCGGAGGGTGTGGAGATCATGTTAGGAGTGTGTGCCAGTGGTCTCCTCATCTACAGGGACAGGCTGCGCATCAACCGCTTTGCCTGGCCCAAAATCCTCAAGATCTCCTACAAGAGGAACAACTTCTACATCAAAATCCGGCCCGGCGAG TTTGAGCAGTTTGAAAGCACTATTGGCTTCAAGCTTCCCAACCACCGTGCTGCCAAGCGGCTGTGGAAGGTCTGCGTTGAACATCACACCTTCTTCAG GCTTGTGTCCCCCGAGGCGCCCCCAAAGAAGTTCCTCACCCTCGGCTCCAAGTTCCGCTACAGTGGCAGGACGCAGGCGCAAACTCGCAGGGCCAGCTCTCAGATCATTCGACCGGCCCCCTTCTTCGAGCGCTCCGCCAGCAAACGTTACAACATGTCACGCAGCTTGGACGGAG CGCCCATCACAGAGAACCATGAGACTCTGATGAGGGACAGCGACAGCGCCGCCAACGCCAGGGGAGACATTATCACCACGGTGACCACCGAAAAGAAGGCGGAGGAAGAGAAGGCGGAGCGGGAGGATACCCGTGCGGACACGACCGCCGACGCCGGCACCCCGACGCCGGTCAGACAAGAAGCAAAG ACCGACAGCGAACAAACTGACTTTGCCTTCGACGGGGATATTACTGCCACGGAG TCGGATGCGGACGACGACTCTGAGATGCCCACTCAG GACACAGAGCCCCCCGCTGAGATGGTCAAGCACCAGACCAACATCAGCGAGCTGAAGCGCTCCTTCCTGGAGACGGACGCCGGCGTCCCAGGCCTCACTGAATGGGAGCGGAGGCTCTCCTCGTCCCCGGCGCGCTCGCCCAGATCTGACGAGCCGCCAATGATAGAACCTCTGGAACAGGAACAGCAGGAT gaagaagatgaaaagCCCGCTGGAGATGAGACAAAGGCAGAACCTAAAGTGACCGAG GCGGCAGAATATCTGCTGAAATGCACTGCGGATAGTTCCCTAGCAGACGGAGCGCCCCCGCAGGAGATTAGCCCGTCGGCCACTATGGACGATGACGTTTTTGCAGCGGAGGAGAAAACCCCCGACTCCCAGGACCAGTTGTCCGAAAAGTCCGTGGATAGGCTGAGCCCGGGTTCCGTCAGAGAGGAAGTGTCCCAAGCCATCACCGACAAAAGAGGCATGCTCATCATATTGAAGGAGGCCGAGGTGGAAGCGGAAGGGAAAGACGATGTGGGAAAGCTCCTCTTGAGTAAGATGGAGGCGCTGGTGGAGGACGCGTCTCCAGTCAAAGGCTCGCCCAAGAAGGCCATGGCCTCGTGGGTGTCGGAGGTGGCGAGAGCCGAGGAGTCTGAGGACTTCAGAGTGCTGACGGAGGAGATGCCCAAGACCTTTGAGCAGTCAAAGCCCGACGTGGCTCAGATTACGCTCTCGGAGGCCGCGCCCTTAGCAGTG TCGACTCTCGGATGGATTTCTCCTTCTGTGACTTCCGAAAAG GCATCAGCTGACCTGGAGCAGAAGAAacttgttgccatggagatgGAGGCAGCGCCGGAAGACCGTACA CGTATGGAAGTGGACGCGGTCTGCGCCAAAGAGATGCCCGTGGTTCATACAGAGACCAAGACTATCACGTACGAGTCTGCTGCG AACGACATGAACGGCGACACAGACCCCGGCGTGTTGCTGAGCGCCCAAACCATCACCTCGGAAaccaccagcaccaccaccaccacacacatCACCAAG ACTGTGAAAGGAGGCATTTCAGAGACGAGAATCGAGAAAAGGATTGTCATCACGGGAGACTCCGAAATCGACCACGATGAG GCTCTGGCTCAGGCCATAAAGGAGGCCAAAGAGCAGCATCCTGACATGTCAGTGACCAAAGTAGTGGTACATAAAGAAACAGAGATCACGccagaggagggggaggactGA